A genomic segment from Geitlerinema sp. PCC 7407 encodes:
- a CDS encoding PAS domain S-box protein, whose translation MSYLSVSEPLIDEPLVALPQTTLAEAIALMAEAQVSCLVVVDQQRPVGIFTERDLVRRLATGLGIEGVSLGEAMETRLITRPRQSVNRDELFSVWQQMRHHRIRHLPVVEATGELAGLVTLESLRASLQSSDLLKLRRVEEVMVRSPVWAPPQATVIELVRKMGHHRVSCIIVAQPAPDGGDRLLPVGILTERDIVRLQRQGLDTHALPAIAVMSHPLQPIRPQDSLWLAHQAIQQHQIRRLVVCDEAGHLVGLLTQSSILEAINPLEAEVVIETLRQEVHRLQAEKITLLNNRAIELEEQIQESISQCRLQAEQDHLLYTMALRIRASLDLSTILGTTVEELRQVLMVDRVAIYQCAAAQGSVVVESAHASLASILGQPFDETCIEDLWGAPIGRQGIAVSTLDHGDLPAKCIQFLRHLGVRAALMVPIVQGESLWGLLLAFQHQAERSWSDTEVQFSHQLSVQVGIAIQQAMLLRQVQEANEVLEARVAERTAALAAANERLQQELRRSQQAEAQLREREAVLGGLYDTSPLMMGVVELLEDDILHLSDNAAAARFFGNSVERMRNQRASALGAPREHIQQWMRYYRQSWETRQPVTFEYQHITPQKSHWLSATVYYVGTEESGRPRFSYVVEDVSDRKAAEETLRQQEMTLRQSEERLQLALEGSGDGWWDWNLATEEVTFSDRWLEMLGYQPGDVPPHLETWQQLIHPDDQTWVFDTLNAHLQDPTIPYAFDYRVRTRSGDWKWIANYGKVVARDSEGRALRMAGTHKDISDRKQIEITLQERESMLRSLGDNLPNGLIYQFIEGPNQEYHFPYISAGVERLFGVSPEAVMANPQALFDMVVEEDRPRLFRAMALSRQSLSIFDLKIRKQLPSGEIRWSHFRAAPRRLGGDRVIWDGIEMDITEAKQAEEALERSEATNRALIHAIPDLLIRMRVDGAYLDCIVGSEFHVFAPEQGRAGANVRDILPPDLASLRLHHARQATETGQMQSYEHQIWVNGSLQYEETRIVPIRDEEVLVMVRDITDRKRIEEELRQSEARFQTFMKHTPVATWIMDAEGRFCYFNDNYALSVHVGADEITGKTLFDLFPPEFAQQYFENNQYVLETGQVLETIESGFHIDGSLKDFLVYKFPITVGDDPPLLGGVAIDITHRQQAENALRESEAKFRQLAEKIREVFFIVSQAGEMIYVSPAYEEIWGRSCDELYADSSAWIESIYPDDRERTTAALVTRHQAEGMVFDETYRIVRPSGEIRWIRARSFPVADEPDFMLRFVGIAEDITERKHAEEALARQLQKTLLLQRLTEEIRQSLDQREIFEIAAQQIGAAFGVDRCLIYRCLEEGPSAVLCAAEYFREGCVSSMGQTVQGAHPLVAQMMASDRAIALSDRSNCCDDREFICPAEAQSLLGVRTSYLGEANGAIVLHQCDRQRQWATEEVELLEAVAAQMGIALAQAHLLEQAVEQREELVAKNAALETAKREADAANRSKSDFLAMMSHEIRTPMNAVIGMASLLFDTELSPQQMDFVETIRSSGEVLLTLINDILDFSKIESGKLHLEEQRFNLRRCVEDALDLIATQATKKGLELICWIASGTPLHFQGDVTRLRQVLVNLLSNAIKFTQAGEVMVSVESQPCSNGGCYKLHFAVHDTGIGIHPDQLRHLFQPFSQVDSSMTRRYGGTGLGLSISKRLCEMMGGRVWVESEVGVGSTFHFTVRLQSISEPMSEDVWSNVLPKMKGKRVLVADDNQTTRETIARQIQEWEMQVQTAASGAEAIAHLHQLSQYDLVILDHQMPSGNGFDIAAQIRQLPGGQGLPIVVMSTGIESPSPEAIADIGVTALLAKPLKQSQFYDVLAQIFLTGQVMLPQRSARLMSGDRLSEQYPLHILLVEDVPVNQKLVLQMLQRLGYRADVANNGHEAIAALRRQPYDVVLMDVQMPEMDGLEATRWIRRQDPTLLKDPYIIAMTAHAMQGDRELCLDAGMNDYLSKPIRLEGLVKALRQACLQLWPVAPAIAPSPAPEAANADPAATLKVLDTQTLADLKAIAGDGGDEFLADVITSYCEEAPQRLQSILIAIQAANAQQLFQAAHALNSLSASLGAERLSYFCRTLEALGRTGDISGASPLSSQLQSEFEVALSALQQVLEEIART comes from the coding sequence ATGTCTTATTTATCCGTCTCGGAGCCCCTGATTGATGAGCCTCTAGTTGCGCTGCCCCAGACAACTTTGGCAGAAGCGATCGCCCTGATGGCTGAGGCTCAGGTAAGCTGCCTGGTTGTGGTAGATCAGCAAAGACCCGTCGGCATCTTCACAGAGCGAGACTTGGTGCGGCGACTGGCGACAGGCCTCGGGATCGAGGGCGTGAGCCTGGGGGAGGCGATGGAAACCCGGCTGATCACGCGCCCGCGCCAGAGCGTCAACCGCGATGAGCTTTTTTCGGTGTGGCAGCAGATGCGCCACCATCGGATCCGGCATCTGCCGGTGGTGGAGGCGACCGGGGAGCTGGCGGGGCTGGTCACCCTAGAGAGTTTGCGGGCTTCCCTCCAGTCGTCGGACCTGCTGAAGCTGCGGCGGGTCGAAGAGGTGATGGTGCGATCGCCCGTGTGGGCACCCCCCCAAGCGACGGTCATCGAGCTAGTCCGCAAGATGGGCCACCACCGGGTCAGCTGCATCATCGTGGCGCAGCCAGCCCCAGACGGGGGCGATCGCCTCCTGCCCGTAGGCATCCTCACCGAAAGAGACATTGTGCGGCTCCAGCGCCAAGGGCTCGATACCCACGCGCTGCCAGCGATCGCAGTCATGAGCCACCCGCTCCAGCCCATTCGCCCCCAGGATTCCCTGTGGCTCGCCCACCAAGCCATCCAGCAGCACCAGATCCGGCGCTTGGTGGTGTGTGACGAGGCGGGGCACCTCGTCGGCCTGCTGACCCAAAGCAGCATCCTAGAAGCGATCAACCCCCTCGAAGCCGAAGTGGTGATCGAAACCCTGCGCCAAGAGGTTCACCGGCTCCAGGCCGAGAAAATCACCCTGCTGAACAACCGCGCCATCGAGCTAGAAGAGCAGATCCAGGAGAGCATCAGTCAGTGCCGCCTCCAGGCCGAACAGGACCACCTCCTCTACACCATGGCGCTGCGCATTCGCGCATCCCTCGACCTCAGCACCATCTTGGGGACGACCGTCGAGGAGCTGCGCCAGGTACTCATGGTCGATCGGGTGGCGATCTATCAGTGCGCTGCGGCCCAGGGCAGCGTCGTTGTAGAGTCGGCCCACGCGTCCCTCGCCTCGATTTTGGGCCAGCCCTTTGACGAAACGTGCATCGAAGATCTGTGGGGCGCGCCGATCGGGCGGCAAGGAATCGCGGTTTCAACCCTGGATCATGGGGACCTGCCGGCCAAATGCATCCAGTTCCTGCGACACTTGGGCGTGCGGGCAGCGCTCATGGTGCCCATCGTCCAGGGAGAAAGCCTGTGGGGCCTCCTGCTGGCTTTTCAGCATCAAGCAGAGCGCTCCTGGTCAGATACCGAAGTTCAGTTTAGCCATCAGCTGTCGGTGCAGGTGGGCATCGCGATCCAGCAGGCAATGCTGCTGCGCCAGGTCCAAGAAGCCAATGAAGTGCTGGAGGCCCGGGTCGCAGAGCGGACAGCGGCTCTGGCCGCCGCCAACGAGCGGCTCCAGCAGGAGCTGCGCCGTAGCCAGCAGGCCGAGGCGCAGCTGCGGGAGCGGGAGGCAGTCCTGGGCGGGCTCTATGACACGTCGCCCCTGATGATGGGCGTCGTTGAGCTGCTAGAAGACGACATCCTGCACCTGTCTGATAATGCTGCGGCTGCGCGATTTTTTGGCAACTCGGTGGAGCGGATGCGCAATCAGAGAGCCAGCGCTCTGGGAGCACCCCGAGAGCACATCCAGCAGTGGATGCGCTATTACCGCCAAAGCTGGGAAACCCGACAGCCGGTGACCTTCGAGTATCAGCACATAACGCCCCAAAAGTCTCACTGGCTCTCCGCGACGGTGTATTACGTTGGGACGGAGGAGAGCGGGCGGCCTCGGTTCTCCTATGTCGTGGAGGATGTGAGCGATCGCAAGGCAGCCGAGGAGACCCTGCGCCAGCAGGAGATGACCCTGCGCCAGAGTGAAGAGCGGCTCCAGCTAGCCCTAGAGGGCTCCGGGGACGGCTGGTGGGACTGGAATCTGGCGACGGAAGAGGTCACCTTTAGCGATCGCTGGCTGGAGATGCTCGGGTATCAGCCCGGCGACGTCCCTCCTCACTTAGAGACCTGGCAGCAGCTGATCCACCCCGACGACCAGACTTGGGTATTTGACACTCTCAATGCCCATCTCCAAGACCCGACCATCCCCTACGCCTTTGACTATCGGGTGCGCACTCGCTCTGGCGACTGGAAGTGGATCGCAAACTACGGTAAGGTGGTGGCCCGGGACAGCGAGGGGCGCGCGCTGCGCATGGCTGGCACTCACAAGGACATCAGCGATCGCAAGCAGATTGAAATCACCCTCCAAGAGCGGGAGTCAATGCTGCGATCGCTGGGAGATAACCTGCCCAATGGCCTGATTTACCAATTTATCGAAGGCCCCAACCAGGAGTATCACTTCCCCTACATCAGCGCCGGGGTGGAGCGGCTCTTTGGCGTCTCCCCCGAAGCGGTCATGGCCAACCCCCAAGCCCTATTTGACATGGTGGTGGAGGAAGATCGGCCGCGGCTGTTTCGCGCCATGGCGCTCTCGCGCCAATCTTTATCGATCTTTGATCTGAAAATTCGCAAACAGTTGCCCTCTGGCGAGATTCGCTGGTCCCATTTTCGCGCTGCACCCCGCCGGCTCGGCGGCGATCGCGTGATCTGGGACGGCATCGAAATGGACATCACCGAAGCCAAGCAGGCCGAGGAAGCCCTCGAGCGCAGCGAAGCCACCAATCGCGCCCTGATTCACGCCATCCCCGACCTGCTGATCCGGATGCGGGTCGACGGCGCCTACCTCGACTGCATCGTCGGCAGCGAATTCCACGTTTTCGCGCCGGAGCAGGGGCGCGCCGGGGCCAATGTGCGAGACATTTTGCCGCCGGACCTGGCGAGCTTGCGCCTCCACCACGCCCGCCAAGCCACCGAAACCGGCCAAATGCAAAGCTATGAGCACCAAATCTGGGTCAACGGCAGCTTGCAGTACGAAGAAACGCGCATTGTGCCGATCCGAGACGAAGAAGTGCTGGTGATGGTGCGAGACATCACCGATCGCAAGCGGATCGAGGAAGAGCTGCGCCAGAGCGAGGCCCGCTTCCAGACCTTCATGAAGCACACTCCAGTCGCCACCTGGATCATGGATGCCGAGGGGCGTTTTTGTTATTTCAACGATAACTATGCCCTCAGCGTCCACGTCGGTGCCGATGAAATCACGGGCAAGACGCTATTTGATCTCTTTCCGCCAGAATTCGCCCAGCAGTATTTTGAAAACAACCAGTATGTCCTAGAGACGGGGCAGGTGCTGGAGACGATCGAGAGTGGTTTCCATATCGATGGCAGCCTCAAGGATTTCTTGGTGTACAAGTTCCCCATTACGGTAGGAGATGACCCGCCGCTGCTGGGGGGCGTGGCCATTGATATTACTCACCGGCAGCAGGCCGAAAATGCGCTGCGAGAGAGCGAAGCCAAGTTTCGCCAGCTAGCTGAAAAGATTCGAGAGGTCTTTTTTATTGTCTCCCAGGCCGGAGAGATGATTTATGTCAGTCCAGCCTATGAGGAGATCTGGGGCCGCAGCTGTGATGAGCTGTATGCCGACTCCAGCGCGTGGATAGAGTCTATCTATCCTGACGATCGAGAGCGAACCACGGCGGCTCTGGTCACTCGCCATCAGGCAGAAGGGATGGTCTTTGATGAAACCTATCGGATCGTGCGGCCCAGCGGAGAGATCCGGTGGATTCGGGCGCGATCGTTTCCGGTGGCCGATGAGCCGGATTTCATGCTGCGGTTTGTGGGGATCGCCGAGGATATCACGGAGCGCAAGCACGCTGAGGAAGCCCTGGCGCGACAGCTCCAAAAAACGCTCCTGTTGCAGCGTCTCACGGAGGAGATCCGCCAAAGCCTAGATCAGCGAGAGATTTTTGAGATTGCAGCCCAGCAGATCGGGGCGGCCTTTGGGGTGGATCGGTGCCTGATTTATCGCTGCTTGGAAGAGGGTCCGTCCGCTGTTTTGTGCGCGGCGGAGTATTTCCGAGAGGGCTGTGTTTCGTCGATGGGGCAGACGGTGCAGGGGGCTCACCCGCTGGTGGCGCAGATGATGGCGAGCGATCGCGCGATCGCCCTTTCGGATCGGTCCAACTGCTGTGACGATCGCGAGTTTATTTGCCCCGCTGAGGCCCAGTCGCTGCTGGGGGTGCGCACGTCTTATTTGGGCGAGGCGAATGGGGCGATCGTGCTGCACCAGTGCGATCGCCAGCGCCAGTGGGCCACCGAAGAAGTGGAGCTCTTGGAGGCCGTAGCGGCCCAGATGGGCATTGCCCTGGCCCAGGCCCACCTCCTCGAACAAGCGGTGGAGCAGCGCGAAGAACTCGTCGCCAAAAACGCAGCCTTAGAAACGGCAAAGCGAGAAGCTGACGCGGCTAACCGGTCCAAGAGTGACTTTTTGGCCATGATGAGTCACGAGATTCGCACGCCGATGAATGCGGTGATCGGCATGGCGAGTCTGCTGTTTGACACCGAGCTCAGCCCCCAGCAAATGGACTTCGTAGAGACCATTCGCAGCAGCGGCGAGGTCCTGCTCACGCTGATCAACGACATTTTGGACTTCTCGAAGATCGAGTCCGGCAAGCTGCACCTGGAGGAGCAGCGGTTTAATCTGCGGCGCTGCGTGGAGGACGCCCTCGACCTGATCGCCACCCAGGCCACCAAAAAGGGACTGGAGCTGATTTGCTGGATCGCGTCGGGGACTCCGCTGCACTTCCAGGGGGACGTGACTCGGCTGCGCCAGGTCCTGGTAAACCTGCTCAGCAACGCCATCAAGTTCACGCAGGCGGGCGAGGTGATGGTGTCGGTGGAGTCCCAGCCTTGCTCGAATGGGGGGTGCTACAAGCTGCATTTTGCCGTTCACGACACGGGAATCGGCATTCATCCCGATCAGCTGCGGCACCTCTTTCAGCCCTTTAGCCAGGTCGACAGCTCGATGACGCGGCGCTATGGCGGTACGGGCCTCGGCCTGAGCATCAGCAAGCGGCTCTGCGAGATGATGGGGGGCCGGGTGTGGGTCGAAAGCGAAGTTGGGGTCGGCTCGACCTTCCACTTTACGGTGCGGCTCCAGAGCATTTCTGAGCCGATGAGTGAGGATGTGTGGTCGAATGTGTTGCCGAAGATGAAGGGCAAGCGGGTCCTGGTGGCGGATGACAATCAGACGACGCGCGAGACGATCGCCCGGCAGATCCAGGAATGGGAAATGCAGGTCCAAACGGCGGCTTCTGGGGCCGAGGCGATCGCCCATCTCCATCAGCTCAGCCAGTATGACCTGGTGATTTTGGACCATCAAATGCCCAGCGGCAACGGCTTTGACATAGCAGCCCAAATTCGGCAGCTGCCGGGTGGGCAGGGCCTGCCCATTGTGGTCATGAGCACGGGGATCGAGTCTCCCTCACCGGAGGCGATCGCCGACATCGGCGTCACGGCGCTGCTGGCCAAGCCGCTCAAGCAGTCCCAGTTCTACGACGTGCTGGCCCAGATTTTCCTGACCGGTCAGGTGATGCTGCCCCAGCGATCGGCGCGGCTGATGTCCGGCGATCGCCTCTCGGAGCAGTATCCCCTGCACATCCTGCTGGTCGAGGACGTCCCGGTCAACCAAAAGCTCGTGCTGCAAATGCTCCAGCGCCTGGGCTACCGCGCCGACGTAGCCAACAACGGCCACGAGGCGATCGCGGCCCTCCGGCGTCAGCCCTACGACGTGGTGCTGATGGATGTCCAGATGCCCGAAATGGACGGCCTAGAGGCGACGCGCTGGATTCGGCGTCAAGATCCGACCCTACTCAAAGACCCCTACATCATTGCCATGACGGCCCACGCCATGCAGGGCGATCGCGAACTGTGCCTAGACGCCGGGATGAACGACTATCTCAGCAAACCCATCCGCCTCGAAGGCCTCGTCAAAGCGCTGCGCCAAGCCTGTTTGCAGCTTTGGCCCGTTGCGCCCGCGATCGCCCCCAGCCCTGCCCCAGAAGCGGCCAACGCCGACCCCGCTGCGACCCTCAAAGTCCTCGATACCCAAACCCTGGCCGATCTCAAGGCGATCGCCGGAGACGGGGGCGATGAGTTTCTCGCCGACGTCATCACCAGTTACTGCGAAGAAGCGCCCCAGCGCCTCCAAAGCATCCTGATCGCCATCCAAGCAGCAAACGCTCAGCAGCTTTTTCAGGCAGCCCACGCGCTCAACTCCCTCAGCGCCAGCTTAGGGGCAGAGCGCCTATCTTACTTTTGCCGAACGCTAGAGGCGCTTGGGCGTACCGGCGATATTTCGGGAGCCAGTCCTTTATCATCGCAATTGCAGAGCGAATTTGAAGTGGCCCTGAGCGCGCTTCAGCAAGTCCTTGAGGAGATAGCCAGAACCTAG
- a CDS encoding diguanylate cyclase domain-containing protein encodes MPLVLVVDDEKTLRLVLQRAMEQEGYQTIEAQDGRNCLNLCQQQRPDIILLDAVMPEMDGFECCRALHEQFGDACPPILMITRLDDTESVDRAFAVGADDYVTKPIHWAVLRQRVRRLMQTQWVMDELRHRVQEEEALRTLLQKQMQQERCLSEQLEAANRQLADANSQLQLLAHVDGLTQVANRRSFDEYLQQEWQRALVQRAPLTLILCDVDFFKAYNDTYGHQAGDEGLRTVAQCLQSCVRGAVDLVARYGGEEFAVVLPRTSQLEAQRVAERIRSEVQALAIAHEKSAVSPYLTLSLGLASAVPSPSLTLEALIEQADQSLYQAKAQGRNCVVAYGGSLSEV; translated from the coding sequence ATGCCCCTTGTGCTTGTTGTTGATGACGAAAAAACTCTGCGCCTAGTCTTGCAGCGGGCTATGGAGCAGGAGGGCTACCAAACCATCGAGGCCCAGGATGGCCGAAACTGTTTGAATCTTTGTCAGCAGCAGCGACCCGATATCATCTTGCTCGACGCTGTGATGCCAGAAATGGACGGATTCGAGTGTTGTCGCGCTCTCCACGAACAGTTTGGCGACGCCTGTCCGCCCATTTTGATGATCACGCGCCTAGATGATACAGAATCGGTGGATCGGGCCTTTGCCGTGGGGGCCGACGACTATGTCACCAAGCCCATTCACTGGGCGGTGCTGCGGCAGCGAGTGCGGCGCTTGATGCAAACCCAGTGGGTCATGGACGAGCTGCGCCATCGCGTCCAAGAAGAAGAGGCGCTGCGCACCCTGCTCCAAAAGCAAATGCAGCAGGAGCGCTGTCTCAGCGAGCAGCTAGAGGCCGCCAATCGCCAGCTCGCCGACGCCAACTCCCAGCTTCAGCTCCTGGCCCACGTCGACGGCCTGACCCAGGTGGCCAATCGCCGCAGCTTTGATGAGTATTTGCAGCAAGAGTGGCAGCGGGCCCTTGTTCAGCGGGCCCCTTTGACTCTCATTCTCTGCGATGTGGATTTCTTCAAGGCCTATAACGACACCTATGGCCATCAAGCCGGAGATGAGGGTTTGCGGACCGTCGCCCAGTGCCTCCAGTCCTGCGTGCGGGGAGCCGTAGATCTGGTGGCTCGCTACGGTGGGGAAGAGTTTGCCGTGGTCTTGCCCCGGACCAGCCAGCTCGAAGCGCAGCGCGTCGCAGAGCGCATCCGCAGCGAGGTGCAGGCCCTGGCGATCGCCCACGAAAAGTCAGCGGTCAGTCCCTACCTCACCCTCAGCCTGGGACTCGCCAGCGCGGTGCCGAGCCCTAGCCTCACCCTAGAAGCCCTGATCGAACAGGCAGACCAGAGCCTCTACCAGGCCAAGGCCCAGGGCAGAAACTGCGTGGTGGCCTACGGAGGCAGCCTCTCGGAGGTTTAG